One window from the genome of Phocoena phocoena chromosome 15, mPhoPho1.1, whole genome shotgun sequence encodes:
- the JPT2 gene encoding jupiter microtubule associated homolog 2 has product MFRAPESKGGRAGSRAMKPPGGEPSDRPEEAASPRRPDRMASNIFGSTEEPQNIPKRTNPPGGKGSGIFDESMPVQTRQRLNPPGGKTSDIFGSPVAATSPMAHPNKPKDHVFLCEGEDTLDLRATASASPRQEPGEPGGPREAARAQEPAPTVDSHEPRLGPRPRSHNKVLNPPGGKSSISFY; this is encoded by the exons ATGTTCCGGGCGCCGGAGAGTAAGGGAGGCCGGGCCGGCTCCAG GGCCATGAAGCCCCCGGGAGGAGAGCCGAGTGATCGTCCAGAAGAAGCCGCATCTCCACGCAGGCCCGACAGGATGGCATCTAATATTTTTGGATCAACTGAAGAACCTCAGAACATACCCAAAAGGACCAATCCCCCTG GGGGGAAAGGAAGTGGTATATTTGACGAATCCATGCCTGTGCAGACTCGACAGCGTCTGAACCCCCCTGGTGGGAAGACCAGTGACATTTTTGGCTCCCCAGTCGCTGCTACTTCACCCATGGCACACCCAAACAAACCCAAG GACCACGTGTTCCTGTGTGAGGGAGAGGACACACTGGACCTTAGAG CCACAGCCAGCGCCTCCCCCAGACAAGAGCCGGGTGAGCCAGGTGGCCCGAGAGAAGCAGCCCGCGCCCAGGAGCCTGCGCCCACCGTTGACAGCCATGAGCCCAGACTGGGCCCGAGGCCTCGCTCCCACAACAAAGTCCTGAACCCTCCTGGAGGCAAGTCCAGCATCTCCTTCTACTAA